DNA from Lemur catta isolate mLemCat1 chromosome 7, mLemCat1.pri, whole genome shotgun sequence:
GGTAAATTTTCTCAGTCCCTGAATGGTAGGTACTTTAAATCCCCCTAGGCAGCCTTTTTCTTGCATCCAAAGATATTTTCTAACAGCTTATTGTAGATATCTGGATTTGTTATACAAACAATGCAATCTTGGAAAAGATTACTCCCCAAAGTTTTGGTCCCTTGATGAATGGATGTTAATACAgcatattgttaaaaattaaggTCTTTAATATTTCCCAAGAAGCGACAGCTTAAATTTACCTTAGAAGCATATTAAATCTTTGTATTTGCAAACCCCTCCCATTGGTATTCGGTTCTGCACATTTTAAGGCAGGCCATTTTTCTACTGTTGAAATGTTTTGGAGAATGAGAGGTTAGGGAGTTCATCTTTGAGTAATAAAGAAAGAGGTGTACATTGTTGGATCTTAACAGAATGCTTTTCACTATTGAGAAATTCTAGACTAAAATGGTCATCATTGATTATatgctcttaattttatttctttctttatttatttaattttagagataGTCTCTCACTCTGATGCcaaggctgatttcaaactcttgacctcaagcaatcctcctgctttgccccacaaagtgctgggattataggtgtgagccattgggCCTGGCATAATAATTGCTTTCTATATGTTCGTGAATACTTATATTTCAACTGGTAGCTCACAGGATATCCAGAAGCTAAGAAATTAagttataatttattgtttttaactgCAGTATGAGGAAGTAAAATGAATACACAGAGTTTTGCAGAATGTAAACTTGAGTAGCCCCAAGTTTAATTCCATGTGCTTTCAGTTAAATTTGAAAGAGCAAGACTTTGGGGACAGTCTTTGTGTTGGACTACCGCgagatttttctttcatggtcaaaaatagtaataaatattacAAGTTATTATTGAGGCACAATATCTTTGATCTAGAAAGAATATTCTAAAACAAATTCTTCATTATTCTCAAGCAATAGATGTAAAACATAAAAGACAGTGAGATGACCTGACTTCTTCCCAGGCAGGAACCCAACTTTTTCCTTGCATGGTTGCGCAAGACCTACTACCCAGATCTTCTACCTCTCTTTCCAGTGATTTCTTAGGTTACCAAGTATCTTACTTCCCATGCATGTACCTTGTTCAATCCTCACTGCTCTCTAGTAGAGAAGAACATGTTCCtggaaattatatttgtattctttCCAACCAAAATTTGCTCCTTAAAGCAACAACAATGgtctattcatttttgttttaatatttaacagaATTCACAGGACACAAAGTGTGCTTAGAAACTAAtccaattaataagaaaataatgttcAGCTAGGCTATTTTATGTCAGTACTATTactgaattatatattatacaccTAACAATCTGTTGACTCATTAGCAGAGCTATGTTTGCATACTGTATATGATATGCTGGATCCAAAAGATAAGCGTCCTAAGCAAAGACATAATGAGGAGGGGGAtttaggaatttctttttttttttttttttttttttgagatagagcgtcactttgttgccctggctagagtgagtgccgtggcatcagcccagctcacagcaacctcaaactcctgggcttaaacaatcctactgcctcagcctcccgagtagctgggactacaggcatgtgccaccatgcctggctaattttttctatatatattttagttggccagctaatttgtttctattttttagtagagacggggtctcgctcttgctcaggctggtctcgaactcctgacctctagcgatccacccgcctcggcctctcagagtgctaggattacaggcgtgagccaccgtgcccggccggaTTTAGGAATTTCTTATATCTAAGAAAAATCATTGATAATTGTCAAATATGTAAGCAATCAAGGCAGATCCCCTCCCCCTTGCAGTGcacattacaaaattttacattgtctgacagaggaaaagagaagagaaagagacagagacagagagacagagaaaggcaaTGATGTGGTTGAAGGATGAGAGAAAAAGACCTAACGAAAGACCAGTAGCAAGCCTCCATCACTCAGGAGTGAAATCTCAACTGCTGtgtctttttctcattctcttctgtGAAAATGAAGATAAGAACACATTACACATAACATAATCCACAAAATACCTGCAGTTGTACTTTTAAGAATATAAAGTTCATGGGATGTTAACAGTTGCATGCTCTGGAACATAAATTTCTCACTTTAGAACCTGCTTCAAGGAATGTCACTATTTTAGACAAAATAAGATTGTAAGCATTGGAAAAAAGGGGAAAGGGCCAAGGATATCCTTGATGGAAGGATGAAAGAAAGGGaaacttaaaatgaaattgaagttttagaaaataatgtgCAATATCTAGTTTAACCAGTATGAGAGTATAACTCATAGGTACAAGTTTCAGCCCACTCACTGATTAATGATTCAAAAGACATCCGATTTTAGAAATTCAGAGATTCAGTTGCCATTAGTACCACCCTTTCTTCAGTAACCTCTGGATTCCTTGCTTGATCTCCTGGGTTCTCACCCCATAAACAATAGGGTTAAGGGCTGCAGGAATGACATGGTGGAGGACATTGAGCAAGACTGGTACATCAGGGGAGACCTTCTCCTTAGCCACATGAGTAAGGACAAAGACCAGAAGGATGGTGCTGAAGAAGAGGATAAGGATGAAGTGGGAGCCACATGTGCTTAGGGCCTTGGCCACAGCACCCTCCACCTTGAGTCTCAGCACATCTCGCAGTATGAAGGTATAGGAGAGGAAGATGAGGGTGAGGTCAAATCCTAGCATAGTCCAGCCCCCAGCAAATTGATAAAGGCGATTGATAGTGACATCATCACAGGAGAGCCTGGAGACAGACATATTGGCACAGATGCAGTTTTCAATGACATTTCTCCTGCAGTAATAAAGCTGTGCTGAAAGAATGGGAATGGGCATAGTTAAAACGACGTTCCTGGCCCAAATAAAGGTGGCAGCTTTGACTACAAACTGGTCAGTGATGATGGATGGGTATCTCAGTGGGTGGCAGATGGCTATATAACGATCATAGGCCATGACCACGAATGTGCATGACTCCATGGCTAGGAAGCAATTCATGATGTACATCTGGAGGAAGCAACCAGAAAAACTGATGGGTCGGAGGTCGAACCAGAAGATGGCCAGGACCTTGGGGATGACGGTGAGGCAGAGCACAATGTCcagcagggagaggaggctgAGCAGGTAGTACATGGGCTGGTGCAGAGCAGCCTCCAGCCAGATGGTGATCAGGAGGGTGGCGTTGGCTCCCAtggccaggaggaagaggaggctgaggggcagggacagCCAGCGCTGCCAGGTGGGAGACCTGGTAAAACAGTTGAGGAGGAATTCAGAGATTTCAATAGGGAGAGAGCTGTTGCTATAAAGCAGCATTGCCAGTGACTTTAGTGAGGTAGATGCCTTCAAGTagctgaagaagagagaaagagttaATTCTATCATAGTCTCTGATGACTATGTacttaaactataaaattcatGGGGTTATGGACACAACCCATGTCATTCACCCCATAGCCCTTGTGCCTAACACATTTCTGACACAAAAGAGGTGGccataaagtatataaaatgatgttttaccagatttttttctatcatcTGTGTTTCATCTGACATATTCTCCTAGATGAATTTATCTTTTCAGTCTCTTTCCttgattaatatttaatgaatcacAATTATTTAAACATCAAACATCACCTAAGTGAAATAGTAAAAAGAGATAAAGCTGAGAAAACATTTCAatttaatgtatagaaatacatTCTAAATGCTAAACactataaagttttttttttaagggagtaAAGCTTAAGAGTATCCAGAAGCATGATGGACTGGGTACAAAGAACAAATCCCctgatcaaaataaataaaaatcatacctaTGTATGTctatatttctatgtttttttatttttaaaattttaatttgaagtaCTTTCAACTTATCAAAAATAGTATGCACAAATAGTTAAAAGAATTTTCACATGCCCTTTATCAAGATTCCTCTTTTGTGAACATCTGGTTACAGTTGCTTtatcattcttctctctctctctacatacacacacacacacacacacacacacacacacacacgcacgcgcgcgcgcgcacacacacaatCTTATCTATACTCATACCCACATCCATACCCACACCCACACCAATGCCTGTACTTATATCTGTACCTATACCTATACCTATACCTCTAACTATACCTATACCTATAGCCATACTTGAATGCCCTGAATATTTTCATGAGCaggcaaacaaaaaataattctcaggCTGAGGATTGAGTGAAATCCAGACATTAAAATCAAATATTGAGGTTGGCTTCCAACCCAAGGGCACTTGTGGAATTAATTTAAGCATACTAtacaataaatctcttgaacttatttcccctgtctaactgaaactttttatcttttgaccaacatctcctgtCCTCTCACCCCAAACACCCCAGGCCCTgttaaccaccattctattctctacttttaatgcatatgttaattagctagatttagtctTTCCAtgatgtatatatacttcaacaCAGCATGTTGTACATTAAATACATACAACTTTATCTATCAGTTAAAAAAATCCAGGCTCCGGCAGATGGGGAATCTATTAAATCCCACATAGATAGAACCACATAGTCCTACATAGATAGGATTCTACAGCACCACACCTGGAGCAAAGGTGCTGTAGGTGCATGTGGTGCTGTACACTAGAAATAAACCTCCTCGTCCACCTCCACCCTCACGCTTAcctggaacttttaaaaaaactggcTACCTCCAAGGTTGTTATAGAAGAGATAATGTCCTTGGAAATACCAAACCACAGGCAAGTCCTCATGTGACCTGTAGCCTGATATCACACCAGTTGCTCAAAAGGAATTTAAAGTTATATTGGATTCTCCAAGGCACCAGAAAATGACAGAATCAAGTCCAAATCCGTTCTTGAGGAACCAACTTTTATACTAGGCCtcaaagaattttaatatataacCTCCTGAAGAAATCAATCTATTTGCAGTAAACAAtaattaattgaaaaagaaaaaaaatcatacccaCAAAAAAATTGGTGTTATTTGATAAAGAATATTGAACAAATTTCCTGACtggattttaagaaatgaaagataagcttgaaaacataagaaaaggaTAAACATACTTAAAAGAAGTTTGCCATAtctcttagaaatgaaaaattgtaataacattaaaatttcatGAGAGATGTTTAATAGTAATTAAGCCACAATTGATAAGATAATTAGTAAATTAGAAGACAGAACTGGAGaatttttagaattaagtttCAATGAACacatagaaaatgtgaaaatgtgaaaGTGTGAACAAGGACATGGAATTCTGATTTGACTTAATTACTCCATCTTTTTGTTTACTGGGATTCAGAAGATAAagtctataaatcaatatttttctcaGGGCACTGGAAGTTATCAAAAGTAACAAAGCAGATTTGAAACAAAACcagatgtatttaaaaaaatgcaataagaataataataagtCAAAGGGtgaatttaacaatatattagAGACAGCTAAAGAGAATCAGTAAATTGTCAGAAAGAAGGTCAGAAGAATCTACAAGAGTGAAGatggagataaaataaaaacagatcgAAAATACTGGAGAAACTGTAGGAGAATAGGGAATAGAGTAAGAATGTCTAACACACATTGCATAAGAGCTCCAGactaaagaagagagagaatgacgCAGGCAGGGGCTTTTGATctttttagaagaaatgaaatgcaGCAATCATCAGATTTAAGAattctaataaatattatttgggaTAAGTAAAAAAAAGTATACCTACCCCAGCCAGTTGCCACCAAAAGAGGCTGTGCTGGCtgggtcaaaaaagaaagaaaaagtataccTAAATATATCTAGATTATTCTAAATGTACACCTAGCTGTCATCTCATGGTCTAACTTCAGACACCAAAGACAGAGGGAATATTTTAATGATCAGTATGACGAAAACAATCAGAAGAATAAGGGTGTGCCAAGCACTGGTACTAGAATTCCAGGTTAAGAGTCACATATTAGCTATAGAATTCTTGGACTCGTTTTTGAAGAGTGTTTTACTCTCAAAGCATTCATGCTTCTCCTTCTAATCCCCTGAATTCAtatcattcttccttctttttcccaaTTGTTAGCTTTCTTTGCTCAGGTTAATAAGATTTCTCTGCCCATTTTATAGTTCCGAATAGTCTGCAGACAGACTTCTAGGGCCAACACTTGAGATCTCTAAGGGGCTGTGGCACACAGGGATCCTACCCAGTGATTTGAAGATGTTGTTCTTGGTGTCTGGAGGAGCCAtatctgtgcagaagcttttctcCATAATCTTTTTTGGGTATCAGATTAGAGTAGAAGggattttcattaattttgaaaaaatattgggTGTGACATCAAACTTGTTCAGTAGGGCCTGGAAATGAGACCAGAGTAAGGAGTGATAAATAATgacaaagggaagagagagagtcaTTGAATAGAAAATGGTGCTATAAGTTTACTTCCTCTGGGGGTCTTACTGGTCTGGAGGAAGCTGCGCATAGTGGGGGGTAAATATAGGCTAAATAAGTGGAAGAAAGACTGAGAGAGCGAATAGAAGGAATGGAGAGAACAAAAGCATATATCCCCAGAAAATAGATGGTGTGTAAaagatggaaaaggagaaaactgaattAGAACAAAAGAGATTGCCCTGAGAATAGAGAGGACAAAGGAAGCAAAGAGGAGTAAAGAACAGACAAAGGagcaggtatttttaaaaaatacaaaaaggaaagaaaaggcaaactaGTAAAGATTTCTAATTAATGATGATCAAGAGAGGGTGATTGGGGaccttttttcccttccaaatCTGAATTCTCCTTCACGCCATAAGGGTTCAATGAATGCTGCTCAAGATATTTCCCACCTGATACACTATTCAGGCTCTGAACTCCCTGTCCAAACTCCTTCCTTGGGAGCACAAGAGTCTGGGCTCAGGCTTGGAACAATCATCTCCATTTGGTCCCATGCCATTTCTCTGCTCAAATGCTTTTTGCCACTTCCCTTTAAGCCCCAATCCTCATACTTCAATCCTACAGCCTTTTCAGTTGCAAGCGCAGCTCTAGTCTCACCACAATTCCTGCTCTAGCCAGGTGTCTAATCTCATAGTGGTGGCTTGGAGCCTTCATTTTCCCATGGGGCCAAACTTACTAGACGGAATCAGAGACCTCTCCCGGGGAGGGACATTCCTGGTGCTGCGTGTATGAATCTTCTACACCTGGGCTCTCAGAAAGGAGAGTTTATGTCTAATTTCAGCCACCTATGCTTCCCCAAGGAAAGATAGCCTTGCTGTCCCTGAAGGGGCTCAAGAATCCAGAGTCCAGCATTCTCTTATCCCCAGTGGAGAGAGCTTTTCTCTCAGCTCTTCATGCCCTGTGACTCCATAAATGAGGTTGCTATTTCCCCTAAAGGCACAGGGAGAGTCTCAGAGTTGATCACCTAGCACCAGCTGAATGTGTAGAATGTGATACTTAGAACATACTTAGTATGATTCATTATACAAAAGCAAAACCATTGGGCAAGGAGGTTTAGATGAAATGCTCAATGGTGCCAGGTTCCAATTTCCagaaatgtattaattaaaaagtacACATAATTTACATAAAACCAATCATGAGCACTCCTATACTGATAGTTTGCAGTAATTATAACATGCTCAGAGAAGCTCCCTAATTATTTAATGTCTGTGAACAATAGTTCTACTTGAGTGAAATGTTTCAGGAAGCCCTATTCTTGTGACACTTTTAATACAAAAATCCAAGAAGATTGCATAAGCTTCATAATTTACATCATCATTTACTCCCTCACTCCCTTCATAGTCAATTTTGTACATGCCGTATAGATAACTTTTTAAGTAAGACATTCCAAAATCGGTCGAGatattttaatttggtttgttAATGAAGATAaacttaatttaataatttaataatatctaAGCTAGTTAAACCAATATTTTTATCCTGTAAGATTGATTCATATTCGGGCAGTTGGAAGATTGAGCAATTTTCATACCAATGACCTTTATTAAGGTCAGTCTCATGACAACAAATGAATACTTGGTTACTTAGAATATTTTTGTgattcatcattttctttatttcaccaTTGATCTAACAAAAACGCAGTTACAAATTTTCTGTGACCTAATCATTTATCATTGGTACttagaaaaaatagttctgttGAGTGTCTTCTGCAAGTTTATTTTCAGCATAAGAACTGCTATATTGGCCTTGCTATACTTCATAGAAGGCCCTAATATTGGAAGCTGAGCCCCAGGAGGCTGTTGAGTGATTCATTTCTTGTTTATTGCTTCTATAGTGATCAGTTCAATACCAAAGTCTTGTGTCCTGCACAAAGCCAGTGAAATTTCCAGGACAGGACCTGTTATTGGTTGAACAGTGTTGGATAAAACTCTAATGATAATCCAATGacttctcttgaaaaataaagGGTGGCTGGCCTTCACACAGCTCACAAATTACTTTAGAATTCGGATGCACAAATTCTTGAGTTTCCATTCAAACGTTGCTAGCACTGTCCtgaatatttatgtgtgtatccTGCAatgtaatacttttattttcccagGCTTCAAGAACTCCAATTAGAGGCTGCAATTTTCACTGCTCTTACTCACACATTggatctcatctctactaaagagttgagaaaataaattaggagTTATTGAGTAATGGAGAATTGTAGATTAAGAAAAAGCTGTTTCAGGGACAAGGCTAAAGCTGAAGTTATTGATAAGGCTAAGGACATTAACTGACATAGATGTCTTCTTAAATAACTTACAATATAGGGTTGGGGGAACAGATAGTAGCTACAAGTGAATGGTCAACCTACAGATGTAGAGAAGCATTACCTGCCACCTAGAGATTGCAACACTCTGAGCCAATTTGGCTATGGGACCAGTGAGTGAACAGGTAACAAGAGGATTTCTTCTTATAGCAATACCTTCTATAACTCACAAATTGTTCCTTTGAGGCATTTCCACTAGAGGTTCTCCTTGGCTACATAACATCAGATAAACACCAACAGACCCAGTTATATTATTTATCAAGGAGGGGCAAAGAAGGGTAGCATAATGAATggctaataaataataatatttattgaatatattttatgtactttacatgcttttcttttcttaatcatCACTAAAACACTACTAGGTAAATTGTATTATTTGATCCATTTTTATAGATGGAATattgatgctcagagaggttaagcaaattGTCTATCATCAAAAAGCAATAATTGGAGGAGACAGGGTTAGAGAGTATATCAATGTGATTTCAGAGAAGAGCTATCTGTAGTAATATTATATCTCAGTCTCAAGTAGTGCCTATGGAACAAGTAGTCATTTGCAAGAGAGTGTAGACTTTCATAATCTGTGAATAGATAAACTATCAAGAACAGACCTAATAGATTTCTCTGTCCtacttttcaaaagacattttttcagtaataattttattaaaacatactacaaagTATACTTTGTTAAAATATACTATGAAGAGTGCAGTGAGGATGGTTTTCATGgtgtttttaattgtaaatttaaCTTTATAGTGGTTTCTGAAGACAATACCACCAATTTTAATACTTTAGTATACATGCTTTTCtgtgtgtacacatttttttgctttttcaattaACAATATTTACCTTATTTCAGTAAATCTCATCTAATTCCTAGATCACATTCAAATTTTCTGTCaacctaattaaaatattttttatagttggCTTTCCCAAATCAGTAATATCCTTTCAGAAACATTTCCTCCTATCTAATACCTACCTCCAAACAAGTATTCTGTTGACCAAAGGATATTTTTCTACAACCAGTGCTCCCAAATCGGTATCTAATCCAGAAGGACCACATATTGCATCTGGTTATGTCCCTTAAGTCTTTTTAAATAtgatacttaagaaaaaaaataaaagataccgGCTCATTGCATAAATCAGGCCACTTGAACATTTCTGGATTTGAATGGTTGAATGGTTGCTTCTCAAGAAATCATTGAGGTTGCTCCCCTCAGCTTGTGTTTCCTGCAAACTGGAATTTATATCTGAAGGCTCAATGGATTCAAGTCAAACGTTTTGGGCTAGTACACATCATATGTGATGTTGTATTATACTTTATGTTTCCTTATATTAGATATAATATTATGTATTGTATCTAATGTAGATATGTATTATATCTAATATAATGATACTAATGTTGATCACTGGATTAGTGATGATATACATGCTGTTTTTatcaagttcatttttaaaatagactttatatAGTCTATTCCAATGCCTACCAAtgccatatattttaatattttatcccattcacAGAAAACTAATTTTGGTTTCCAAATATGCTCAACTTTTTTCCAGTGGCTTTGTACCTTAGAATATATGGTTATAGTGTATGAGCAGAATATGAGGTTGATGTGAGATAAAGTAATGTGGTAGGCTGGAGCCAGAATGGGAAAATTTTGGATGCtaaaatgaggaaagtgaagttCACAAGGGTGCCTTGGATATTTTCAAGGACAGTTACCCAATATcagatttgggtttttaaaaggatcactctggtaAGACTAGAGCAGGCAAAATAGGAGACAGAACCATTTGGAGGCTGCCTAAGATCAGGAAGATTTGAACtaaggaagtaggaaaaaaaggaaaccgGATTAGtgagatatttaaagaaaatatcttcaagtctgctgattctttcctttgcttgCTCAAATCTGCATTTGAACTCCTCTAGTAAAATTTTCACTCGTTACtgtacttttcagctccagaatttcatttaattcctttttataatttctctttttaatgataCTCTAATTTTGTTCATACATTGTTTTCTTCACTTCATTCATGTCTTACTGTAGCTCTTTGAACAacttcaaaatagttttaaagcCTTTGTCCATTAAGTCAGACATCTGGGCACCTTCAGGGACAGTTTCAGTTGATTTATTGTGTTCTTTTGAATCGGTCATACTTTCgtgtttctttgtatgccttgtgatttttttttaacactgaacTCTCCTGGAAGACGCAAACATTCAAAGAGGACCCAGGGTTCCAAAATCATTAGTTCGGAGAGTTTCTGACAGTCCAACTGTTGTTCAGGTGGAGGGATGGCTTCCCTGTGAGTCCTGCTCCATCAGGCTTAAGCGCAGAGGCCCCTTCAGGCCCACACAGGCAGCCGACCCGGAGACCCAGCTCCCGATGAGCGGCTCAGAAGAGGACCCCGGACAGCAGCGGGTCTTCTAGTTCACACAGCCTGAGCTGCGGGCGCTGATGGGCCAAGGCCCCTCGGGGCAGCGGGCAGCGGCGCTGGCGCCGAGAGTCCCGGGCACTCTGTTCGCGCCCTGCCCGCCACCTGGAAAGTCCCTCGCAGGCCGCCATCGTCCGCCGAGCCTGCCGATTGGCAGAG
Protein-coding regions in this window:
- the LOC123642051 gene encoding olfactory receptor 56A3 gives rise to the protein MLLYSNSSLPIEISEFLLNCFTRSPTWQRWLSLPLSLLFLLAMGANATLLITIWLEAALHQPMYYLLSLLSLLDIVLCLTVIPKVLAIFWFDLRPISFSGCFLQMYIMNCFLAMESCTFVVMAYDRYIAICHPLRYPSIITDQFVVKAATFIWARNVVLTMPIPILSAQLYYCRRNVIENCICANMSVSRLSCDDVTINRLYQFAGGWTMLGFDLTLIFLSYTFILRDVLRLKVEGAVAKALSTCGSHFILILFFSTILLVFVLTHVAKEKVSPDVPVLLNVLHHVIPAALNPIVYGVRTQEIKQGIQRLLKKGWY